The Desulfobulbus propionicus DSM 2032 DNA segment GGATAGCATTTCTTTAGAACGCAACAGCGAATCGATCGGTCGTGAAGTTGAAGTTATGGTTGAATCAGGTGAAGGGAATCGGTTAAGAGGCCGAACCCCGGCCAACCAGATCGTTCATTTCACCGCCGCCCCAGCCTCTTCCCTGATACCCGGAACGCTGGCGCGGGTGCAGATTGACCATGCGGGCAAGCATAGTCTCAAGGGAACATTACGAAATTAAATACTCTTTCATGCGAGCCAATACCATGATCGATCTCCATTCCCACAGTTTTTTCAGCGACGGCGCCCTGGTGCCGTCCGAACATGTCCGCCGGGTTGAACATCTGGGTTACCAGGCCATCGCCATCACCGACCATGCCGACTCCTCCAACATCCGGTTGCTTATCCCCAATCTGATCAGGGTAGCCCGCGACCTGAATGCGGTCAATGCCACCCAGTTAATCGTCGGTGTCGAACTGACCCATGTGCCCCCTGCTCTGATCGGTCCCCTGGCGGCCGAGTCGCGTGCCCTAGGGGCCCAGTTGATCGTGGTGCATGGCGAGACGCCGGTGGAACCTGTTCTCCCCGGCACCAACCGGGCGGCTCTGGAGGCCGATGTCGATCTGCTGGCCCATCCGGGATTCATCACCGAGGAAGAGGCGGCCCTGGCCGCCCGCCGGGGAATCTTGCTGGAACTCTCCGGCCGCAAAGGTCACAGTCTGACCAACGGTCATGTGGCCCGCATGGCCGAAAAAACCGGAGCCCTATTGGCCATCAATGCCGATGGTCACGCGCCCGGAGATTTTCTCACCGCGGAGATGGCGGAAAAGGTGGGCTTGGGGGCGGGATTGAACAGGGAGCGGTACCAGCAGGTCCGCCGCGACATGGCGGCTCTGGTCGACCGGCTGAAGCCGCTTGATTAATCGAAAACACGCAGGAGCGGAGCATGCACTACCAAGGAACCATCTATCGGCCGCCCAGCGAGGCCAACAGCATCCTGCTGCAGGTAACCACCGGCTGCTCCCACAACAAGTGCACCTTTTGCGGGATGT contains these protein-coding regions:
- a CDS encoding histidinol phosphate phosphatase domain-containing protein; translation: MIDLHSHSFFSDGALVPSEHVRRVEHLGYQAIAITDHADSSNIRLLIPNLIRVARDLNAVNATQLIVGVELTHVPPALIGPLAAESRALGAQLIVVHGETPVEPVLPGTNRAALEADVDLLAHPGFITEEEAALAARRGILLELSGRKGHSLTNGHVARMAEKTGALLAINADGHAPGDFLTAEMAEKVGLGAGLNRERYQQVRRDMAALVDRLKPLD